The segment TTGCTCCCCTTAAGCCATTGGATGATattatttgaatctccttcaatccaAAGTTTTTTACCATTAACTTGATGGGCCAATAGTAAAGTCTGATAGCCTCCAATGACTTTAGCAAGGTGGTTAATCTGGTTACCCAAGatcatgtttttatatgttatcttTTATATTTCTCGCTATATTTAATTTAAGCTACATAAAGGGTTTGAACTTGTTCACAAAAAGAGTCAGATAATTTTTTTATGTACAATGTCAATAAGCACCACCTTAACATATATCTAGATATTGCAAAGGAAAAGATAAGTAGAATTTTCTAGTGTAATTTATACAAATTGATTACATATAACATAAATCAaataatagatgaagatcaaggaaACAACATTTAGTATCAAACTCTTGATACTTGGGAATAAATCATGGAATCTTTTACAATAACATAAATGTAATATAGTTTTTCTATGATATGGCTAATTACTTTAAAATATCATGAAAATAAAGACCTGAGTAGCCACAAAAGACTATTGTGTAAATGTTagaatatataattataataaaaacacaaaaattaaatataatacatATAAAAGTACTTATTTTATGGAGTAGTCAATGttattttttcaatctttattttggaCTAAATTATCTCATGATGTTTTTATTTTTTGactaattttaaataattatcaaaTTCTATATTTTACTTACTTAGTATGTGCATGCATGGGTGTGTGTGAAGGGAAACCTAAAAATGAAAAGTAAAAATTATGTCATCATATAATACAATTATATTTTGAACCTTCTCAAGAATACTTTAATCAAATTTATATAATGTTGAAATGAGTTATTAAGCATTGCATTATAATATCTCAACAAAGATCCAAATTGAAATCCTGGAAAACTTGAATCTGGTTTTGAATTTTGTGCACTATTACCAAAAACCAAAGATAATACAaacatttaccattagcaaaattgATGGGTATAACTAGTAGCCTATTATACAACGTTTATTTAAAAAATTTGGACTCAATTTTGAGGTGGAAGTTACGAAAACATCATTCTATAACTCTTAGAACCAAACATCATTCTAAGTTATCTCACGACCCATGTTGGGTTATCTCATTGTCCTATCTTTTATCCATTCTATACCTTCCAACACCTCTCTTCCATGTTCTAAGTTCAAATATATAATTGGTTAGGTGAGCTTTTCATTTCATGACAAAGGGTAATTTATTGAAGTGATCATCTTATCTCTCTATATGCATATGCCtatacatacatacttacatacatacatacacatatacatatacacatgtgtaCTTAAATTTTCATGTTGTCAATTTATGAACATGAGAGCTTCATTTTGAAGTTAGTAATTCCATGAtgtttcaattttctacaaatttcatatatatgtatgttttgaaCCTTAAAAAACAAAAACTTGGTAAAGATAATAAAATTCAGTGCGTTTATTTTATTAAATGTTAAAATGAGTTATTAAACATTGCTAATAATATTTTAATGAAGATCCAAATGAAAACCCCATTCAGAAAACTTGAATCCGATTTTGAATGCTCTGGAAGATCTTATTATTAGTAGTAGTAATATTATCAGGATCCAAAAGATAATACAAACGGTTCTTTTCTGTAAGAGTGACGGGTATAATTGTTAGGTTATATTACAACATTTATTTACAAAAACTTATTCCTGCGAATATTGCCCTTAATTTTTGCTAATCTTCCTCCTTTTATCTGACGAGCTTAATGGAgaatgagaaatgacagattgagaATGCGAATCCACGTACCGTCCGGACTCAACGTTGAGGGGGAAGTTCAGAATTGCTCTGCTCCCACGCAACTTGAACGCCGCACGGTCATATGCCGCTGCAGCTGCTTCTGCTGTACTGAAAGTCCCAAGCCAAATTCTCATGCCTTTTTTCTTAGGGTTTCTTATCTCAGCAGCAAACTTTCCTCGAAATTTAAGCCTTCTCACACCTCTGTAATGTTTCACTTCCTCTTTATACTGCAACTGAgctacctcttcctcttcctccttttcCTTTTCCAGTTCTTTCCACAACCCATTCGCAGCCTCCTCTATTCTCTTATTATTACTGCTATCATTTGAAAACGAGTAGTCTTCACCCAGCAGAAACTGTGAAATTCTCTCGAACATTTTTGCAGTCTCCGCTGCTTCGTCGCCTGGATAATGCATTGCCTCTGCTATTTTTTACGCGTTATTTCGCAATTTTGATTTCTTGCATTTGAAGTGTAGCAAGCTTTAAAGCGATAATGAGCGCGTCGTAAATTTGGTATCTTATTTAATTTGTACGTGTCCGATCACTCCTTTCTACGAAAAGCGCGTTACAGGATATAATTTGTTCTCCACGCTGAATTATAGCATTATTTTGAACAAAGACCCAGTCGAATGactttatatataatttatttattagatGATCGATGATTTGTTCTGAATAGGAGAGAGTCAAGGAAAACGCCAGAAAACGTCGTACGATGTCGTTCATTACACGAAATTCGTCACAGCCTGAAGACCTTTTGTCATTCTTTATTGGCATTCTTTAAGCATTCTATGTTTTCCATTTTACAAGTGGCATACAAGGTGGAGTTGGCTATGAAATCTATTACTGCCTTGATTCCAAAGAGAAAAGGCCAACTGGACAATACTTTTGTCTAACACCAAAGATTTATGCTAGTGCCACTTTTTTAGGCTGCATTAATGTGGTCATGTCTATGCCTTCCCAAACAATTGTGCACCAAGCAACATTTTAGTTTAAAGAGCATACTTTAAGCTTTTGATTTCTTTAGATCAGTTAGCATGATCAAAGTCTAAAATGTATAACCATGAATTTTGGGGATTGTTAATCGTAAATTAGTGACTTCAATGGAACCTTATATTAAGTCAGTGTAAAACTAGAAATAATTAGCACAAATAGAGAAATACAAAGTGGCAAAGTTCATAAGCTTTTTGTAATTGCAAATTTGTAGGACTATAAAATTCAATGTTACATTTATGATCCTTTCACTATCATATTGTACATGAAGATAAATTTTCTCTAAGTTTAATCTAAAGCAAATCAACAAGAGACGTAATGAGTCAAGTTCCTACCAATAGGGTGGGATGTGGAGAGCATAAGATAGAGGTAGATAtgaagatagaatgggaaaggaagAAAGAGATAAATACATGGGGAGATAGATAGGGGATACAAAAGGAGTGAGGGAGGGAGAtatggagagatatagagagagggagagaggtaaatGAGAGATAGAAGACAGGGGAGAGGGAGACAAACAAATGGAGAGTAGAAATAGAAAAATACAgatggagagggagaaagaggggatatatagagagagataggaTGGGAGGGAGAGATGGGAAGAGAAGTGGGGGTGAGATAACtaaatatagagagagggagagggagagggtgagtgagagagggagatggagggtGATGTACAGACatatagagggataaaaaatcTAAGTCTCACTATTACAATTATATACAACTCGATGAGTAAAGTTGAACCTTTACATAACTACAAAAACCAAGTGATAAAAACTAAGGGATCACAAGGAGTGAGGGCCCAAGGCCACGATGCATACTACCAAAAAGGAACAAAACCCAACAGGCATCTAACACAACAAACTAAACCCAAACTACAAACAAGTAGAACCAAAAGACAAAAAATAGAACAAAAAACATCCCCACTGAAGGCATGAACCAATGACCTACTTGGTGGGGGACATCATCGGCTTCCTATTAGATCCTTTCAAAGAGAAGATAGTCGGGGAATCTAGGGTTAGCTTCACCTTTAACATAGATGTCTACAGCCCAGTGGTAGTGGAGGACTCCAAATGGTGCCTCTCTTTTGCTTGCTTCCTCTCAATTTCTTCTTGTATGGCTTGGAGAGTAGCAAAGGTCTTCTTAGTCATTTCTGTATTCTAAGAAAACATATCCTCAATTTTTCTTTTCATGATATCTTTATTGTCATGCCTCAACTGACTCCAATAAATCCTTAGTATGATTTCCCTAGTTCATTTTTTCACTGAGTCCCTTCACAACCTTCTCTAGACCTTCCCATTTGCCAACCATTTTAGTGAATTTACCAGCTATCATCCAAACTTTGTGGTCCCTATAGTCCATTTCCCAACTCGAAGCTCTTCCATCCACTTTATTAAGGTCCTTGAGTTTGTTGATTTTCATCCTAGCCACCCTGAATTGCCAAAGAAGCTAGTGGATTAAAGGTTCATGTTTATTGAAACCCTTGGAAAGTTCATTCACCTTGGGAAAAAAGGGAGGGAATTCCTCCTTAATCAAAGCAAGGGGAGGAGGAGGGGTGGTAGCATTACTCATTGAGTCATTTGGGGTCCATTTAGACCCAGTGGACCAAGAAGAAGTTATCTCCTCTAAATATTGATCAATAATTTTCACCATTTTAATAGAGCATTTACCAAAACTGGGGCCGAAGGCTTTTTAGATTTAGTAGTTCTAGAGGGGTTAGCCTACGTAGGGGTTTTCTTGGGCTTTGGGATAGCTTTTGTATCAACTAGCTTGGCATGTAACTCAACACACAAGGCCAAGCCTGAAGGATTAGTGACTAGGCCTCAAGATAGGATTAAACCCAAGTGAAAATTATAAATGCACAAGATGAGACCTTGGTGCAAGTGAAGGGTGCCCTTAGATTTAGCCACCACGACAAATTAGGAAATAGAAGAGAAAATACAAAAGGGAAAGTTCATTTTGACACTATACCTTAAATGATTAAGCATGGGAAATGGATGGGAATGGAATCATTTAAACCTCCTATCTAGGGTGATAAATTTCATTAATAGCAACATGGCCTCTTTCTAGATTCCTAGTAGGTCATCCATTTCCAATCAACTTTGAAGCTAGGCTACATTCTCTCTGGAACCCATAAATCTTTTGAAATCCTCCTTATTCTTGCCCTTAGGTTTTTTAGGGAAGGATGTGCCTTTCACAACCAACCTAGTGGCAACCACGATAGTTTCCATTGAAACTGTGAACTTCACCTTCCCGACTTGGACTTctctgttaggtcccaaagacaactaagaggggggagtgaatcatttgtccaataaattcaaaccaaaattaacttgaccaaaacttaatgcttaatgccggtaaaccaaactttatgtcagtagacagttttatcagttaattgcagtatcggtaaagattaatgcatgaaacagaaagacaataacatccacaacacataacacaaatatttgtacatggaaaccctgtaaggggaaaaaccaccatgggaagccttacccacaatcaaatgatactactacagatagtatgtgtgtacaacatggagtctgcacatgcagaaaggccagctgcctagagctcactactcaaacacaaaaatgggagtcacactgactacaatttggatggttaaatccaatgataatgtactgatcaaaatagcatcttcatatgctagatttagtactggtttagctttgatatgccttcttcaaataccttccttcaatcttcaaatgatgtctgtgtgtatagctctacttattgtcgcatataccttattacaatcctttttccaatcgcataccaatctcacaaatgagatcttacatttataccataacctaagatcaattgaataggtcggctcactaaagatattacaataaaatcaattacaaataaatcattatgcgatgcatcatgtcagctcaatacatttacaataataataaatcatttccataatgtgtcgtgctgatctggaatagatatgcttgccggtgcataacctggacctatttgccggtaacagcaaatatgcaaacccgaatagatcaataaccaaatcaccaaaaccaagtgatcaaataatgtcttcaacataaccaagtattttccaagtcattccaagtgtcggtgaataatataacctgccgatgaaccagataccagtgactgtgcataaatcactgaacatgtcggtgaacataatcaagaatctccaagtgctgataagtgttgacaagtgttaacaagtgttgacatcaatgacaaaacaaaaaaacacatccaaaataccaacaatctccccctttggcattgatggcaacacaagatggaaaaaccatcaaagtgccaaaacagaaatgccaaaaaccaaaaaccaacaatctcccaaagagatcattaactagaaatcaaaaatacataatatctctccctaggaataatctctccccaaaagataatgtgtttttccatagatatctctcccctttgacatcaaatgccaaagcaatacaaaaccaaatacaaaatactaaCTCATTATAAAATaccaattaaccaatttatccaactactccccctgagaagtagctctcctcatcaaagctagaattAAAATTTCTCTaataattctatcagttgatgacaaacatcaattgtctaagtctctaccagtgggggtagaactccaagctgctctctgagatattcaaaagtctccttaggcaaaggcttagtaaaaatatctgcaatctgctctttagtattcacatgaaccaatttcacttcttttgcttcaacattctcttttagaaaattgaatttgatagaaacatgtttagttttttagtgaaataccggattcttagatatatcaattgttgcaatattatcacagtaaatagttataggttccttgcattttacctttatgtccttcaacatttgcttgatccataatacttgtgtacaattagttgatgctacaacatattctgattctgctattgatagtgatgtacaactttgtttcttgctcaaccatgaaattaatctgctaccaagaaaaaatgctccgccggtggtgctttttctgtcatctacatctcctgcccaattagcatgtgtgtatgcacataaatcaaagttttcatctctaggataccataagccaagatttgtagtgccttataGGTACtggaaaattctttttactattgattcatgattttctttaggattactctgaaatcttgagacaatatatactgcattcataatatcaggtcttgtttgtgttaaatacagtaaacctcctatcatagatttgtatctagttggattaataggtgttgattcatccttcaaagatagtttatcagttgtagtcataggtctgcttaccagtttagagttttccatgccaaatttctttagtaattccttcaagtacttagattgacctaagaatatacctttatcagtctatgaaatctgcaatcctaaaaataattttatctctccaatcatagacatttcaaattcttgctgcattttattagaaaagtttttacacaatccattttctcctccaaagattatatcatcaacaaaaacttcaataaccaagatgtcatcattagtcactttgtaatatagattgttgtcagcattacctttagtgtatccaagcttcaaaagatatttgtccaatctagcataccaagctctaggagctttctttaatccatataaagttttccttagcctgcaaaccatatctttgtcatctgtcaaagaaaatccatcaggttgttcaatataaacttcttcttcaagacctccattcataaatgcacatttaacatccatttgatatactttatagttcttgtgagttgcaaaagccaataatagtttgactgcctcaattctagctaccggtgcaaaggttttattgtaatcaattccttctttctgtgaatatcccttacacactaatctttctttgtttctgattacctttccatcttcattaagtttatttctgaaaacccatttagttccaattacatttttgtctttaggccggggaactaatgaccaagtgttattcctttcaatttgttccaattcatcttccatggctttaatccaatatttatcttcacatgcctcattaatagatgtaggttcaatttgacaaataagacatacctcttcattcgccaatcttcctctagtcataactccttgatatttatttccaattatttgctcttcagagtgattcaatcttacataccggggtgtttttacttgttgttgttcttcagtgactgttgaatccttaGATGATGTCAGTGTGACAAGATCAGCATtatgtaccggtgtactcatagtaggttcatttgtgattatctctattgccggtttaaagtccatggaccttgaatttcctctaaattgttcatcaatcttcacatttgcactctcaacaattttctgcaatcttttgttaaaacatctatatgccttgctcttagatgaataaccaagaaatattccttcatcacttctaggatcaaattttccaatatactcatctcttctaatatagcatttacttccaaatattctgaaatatttaagagtagaagtattaccaaacaatagttcatgaggggtcttaccagtttcacctttgatgtgaactttgttgaatgtgtaaactgttgtatttactgcttctctccaatacatatgaggtatatttgcttctaatatcatgcttctagctgcatccaaaatagttctattttttctttccacaactccattatgctggggtgtccggggtactgataactgtcttcttatcccattcacttcacaaaatgtattaaattccttagatgtgaattcacctccttgatttgatctcaaacatttcattttgttgccagtttcattctctaccattaccttgaatagtttgaatttcccaaatgctttagatttctccctgagaaaagtaacccaacacattctagaatagtcatcaatgattagcataaaatatctatctccttgtatacttctagttcttgctcgaccacataaatcggtatgaattaaatcaagagcattattggatttatctggtacactcttaaaagattctctaacttgctttccaaattgacattccttacataccggattgtgaggtttaacaatcttaggtaaatctcttaccgccttagttgtactaattttcacaatgcaatcaaagtttacatgacaaagtctcttatgccataaccaactttcatcaatatgtgcaatcaaacatgctttctcattgttattcaaatgaaagatattacctctagtctgattaccggttgcaatttccaaaccagttctatttaagatttagtatttaccattcttgaattgtaaccgaaatcctttttcaactaattgactaacactcaaaagattatgcttcaaaccttcaacatagtaaacattatcagtattgtgcttaccatcaaaagatatagtgccttttcctttgatcaaacaagctttatcatctccaaatctcactagacctccattgtatttctaaaaggttaagaatttactcttatcaccagtcatatgatgtgaacatcttgaatcaatgacccattcatccttatcttcaattttagctaccagggcctgctctaccagtggaacagtaggtgtcggttgatcttctattatagcaacaaaagcccatccattgtatgttggttcctcatcataatcatcagtaactccttcatcggcataataacaagatttaactctattcttcttgaatttgtacctctgataatcagggttaggcttatatgttcttttagcttcttctttcaatcttgcatgtttatcaagacacctagaagccatatgaccaattttattacatttaaaacatttaaatggtgctttaccttcatacttacttccaactggacctttaggcattttccttgcaaatagtgcttcaagttcttcatcctccttttttatttcctcaagttctcttgcataaaaggctttccaattagatttatcagatgatgatgatgattctttgaaagataaatctatcttaatagtagcaaaatgaccaaattcctcaagttcaaaatctgaaagttttccaaccaaagaatctctagatattgatgcattaggcatttttctcaatttatttatagcagtaactttcattttatatgtcggtggaaaatctcttaaaactttagaaacaatctcatcttcacttaaggttcctccacaacattgtatacccaaaacaatttcatttactctttccataaaagcagaaattctttcatcttcttccattttcagattttcatacctgacccggaagcattcaagttttgcaattttgactgtggaatctccttcattcaatgtttccaatttgtcccaaatagatttagcagtatatctatctgataatcccatgatttgctgatctgacaatgcgctcaaaagtgcttctcttgctttgcaatcattttcttcatctttagccaaggttggtggattaggttgaccttgagtaggagcagtataaccattctttgtaacatcccatatgtcctttccaatgcaattaaaatgtgtctccatcccgatcttccatatgccatagttggttccatcaagtttcagactatccttcctgaaatagttagaagacattggatctcctcaagttgttaaacttctgcaaaaagaggactaggctctgatgccaactgttaggtcccaaagacaactgagagggatgggatgaatcagttgtccaataaattcaaaccaaaattaacttaaccaaaacttaatgcttaatgtcggtaaaccaaactttatatcggtagacaattttattagttaattgcaatacatgtaaagattaatgcatgaaacagaaagacaataacatccacaacacatagcacagatatttgtacatggaaaccctataagggaaaaaaccacggtgagaagccttacccacaatcaaatgatactactgcagataatatgtgtgtacaatatggagtttgcaaatgcagaaaggcgagctgcctagagctcactgctcaatcacaaaaatgggagtcacactgactacaatttagatggttaaatccaatgataatgtactactcaaaataacatcttcatatgctggattcagtaccggtttagctctgatatgccttcttcaaataccttccttcaatcttcaaatgatgtttgcatgtatagctttgcttattttcgcatataccttattacaatcctttttccattCACAtaccaatctcacaaatgagatcttacatttataccataacctaagatcaattgaataggtcggctcactaaagatattacaataaaatcaattacaaataaatcattatgcgatgcatcatgtcggctcaatgcatttacaataataataaatcatctccataacgtctcgtgctgatctagaatagatatgcttgtcgatgcataacctggacctatttgccggtaacagcaaatatgcaaacccgaatatatcaataaccaaatcaccaaaaccaagtgataaaataatgtctttgacataaccaagtagtctccaagtcattccaagtgccggtgaataatataacctatcggtgaaccagataccggtgactgtgcataaatcactgaacatgttggtgaacataatcaagaatctccaagtgctgataagtgttgacaagtgttaacaagtgttgacatcaatgacaaaaccaatgcaacacatccaaaataccaacattctccTCCTCCCAAGACTAGGCAAAATTTTTTGATAATGAGGGGTAAAAGTTCTACATGGCTTCCACATAGTTTGCTAGATTAACTTCAACCACTTTCTCCCAAAGAGtctcatttatttgaatttatcaCAACTATGAGGCTCAGTTTGAAGTAAATCACCTCCCATTATCACTTTAGTAAAACCAAAACCAAAGGCTAAAACAAAGATACACAAACTAGTTTTACGAATAACACAGTGGAGGGCAGTTTTAGAAATATCACTTTCTCCACCTTTAAAAAGGCAAAGTCCACTTCATGAAATTATTGAAGCATGTGTGGAAAAGATATAAAGAAAACAAGTGATTTCAA is part of the Cryptomeria japonica chromosome 10, Sugi_1.0, whole genome shotgun sequence genome and harbors:
- the LOC131859109 gene encoding ethylene-responsive transcription factor 1A-like produces the protein MHYPGDEAAETAKMFERISQFLLGEDYSFSNDSSNNKRIEEAANGLWKELEKEKEEEEEVAQLQYKEEVKHYRGVRRLKFRGKFAAEIRNPKKKGMRIWLGTFSTAEAAAAAYDRAAFKLRGSRAILNFPLNVESGRYVDSHSQSVISHSPLSSSDKRRKISKN